A part of Kryptolebias marmoratus isolate JLee-2015 linkage group LG8, ASM164957v2, whole genome shotgun sequence genomic DNA contains:
- the LOC108235189 gene encoding amphoterin-induced protein 3, translating into MKDLTSTIMTCGSHLGLSLLLFCSLHASEQTCPPKCLCLSDTVSCSFGGLVKPPLSLPPLLITLDLSHNNLSRLGPCSFDWMPRLEKLWMAHNRIGALEHGVFRNVSGLRLLDLSSNQLRVVEKHSFEGLPRLEELRLFNNRITQVEVGSLDGLASLERVYFSLNQITHFPFFSIREHSHPSLATLDLSSNRLARLPWEEVKALPRLVQQGLYLHNNSLICNCSMYTVFLRWNLMDYSSAKDFLNEHICRVGGDPKDLVHFLRNSSFLLNCSMEKLAVQHLPVNRSKRVVLEGTTVRLDCQTSLGGTGLLFTWRYTSERCINQPGKNNTLIRVFSNGILEIRAATVNDSGLYLCTAVDAGKALSASREVNVTVLSPAADPFSTGYTTLLTCIVTLLLILLYLFLTPCRRSSCRWPTAAYLHIIVSSVFLPSERDQPKI; encoded by the coding sequence ATGAAGGATCTGACATCCACAATCATGACCTGTGGGTCACACCTGGGACTTTCACTCCTGCTGTTCTGTTCCCTCCACGCCTCTGAGCAGACCTGCCCACCGAAGTGCCTCTGTTTATCCGACACGGTAAGCTGCAGCTTCGGTGGTCTGGTTAAGCCGCCGCTCTCCCTGCCCCCCCTGCTCATCACCCTCGACCTCAGCCACAACAACCTCTCCCGGTTGGGTCCATGCAGCTTCGACTGGATGCCCAGGCTGGAAAAGCTCTGGATGGCGCACAATCGAATCGGCGCTCTGGAACACGGCGTGTTTCGCAACGTGTCGGGGCTCCGGCTGCTCGACCTGTCCTCCAACCAGCTCCGCGTGGTGGAGAAGCACTCCTTCGAGGGGCTGCCAAGGCTGGAGGAGCTCCGGCTCTTCAACAACCGGATCACACAGGTGGAGGTCGGCTCGCTGGACGGCCTGGCCAGCTTGGAGAGGGTCTACTTCAGCCTCAACCAGATCACGCACTTCCCGTTCTTCTCCATCCGAGAACACAGCCACCCGTCACTGGCCACGCTGGACCTCTCGTCCAACCGGCTGGCTCGTCTTCCATGGGAGGAAGTGAAAGCGCTGCCCCGGTTGGTGCAGCAGGGGCTGTACCTTCACAACAACTCCCTGATCTGTAACTGCTCCATGTACACCGTGTTCCTGCGCTGGAACCTGATGGATTACAGCTCGGCTAAGGACTTTCTCAATGAGCACATCTGCAGAGTCGGCGGCGACCCGAAGGACTTGGTCCATTTCCTCCGCAACAGCAGCTTCCTCCTCAACTGCTCCATGGAAAAATTAGCCGTGCAGCACTTGCCGGTGAACCGCTCCAAAAGGGTTGTCTTAGAAGGAACCACAGTGCGTCTAGACTGCCAAACATCTCTGGGTGGCACAGGCCTCTTGTTTACGTGGCGCTACACAAGCGAGAGATGCATCAATCAGCCCGGCAAAAACAACACACTAATTAGGGTCTTCTCTAACGGCATCTTGGAGATCCGAGCAGCCACAGTCAACGACTCCGGTCTGTACCTGTGCACAGCTGTGGACGCAGGAAAGGCGCTGAGTGCATCTCGGGAGGTGAATGTGACCGTGCTGTCGCCTGCAGCAGATCCATTCAGCACCGGTTACACAACGCTGCTGACCTGCATCGTGACTTTGCTCCTCATCCTCTTGTACCTTTTCCTGACTCCGTGTCGCCGCAGCTCCTGCCGATGGCCCACGGCGGCCTACCTTCACATCATTGTATCATCTGTTTTCCTGCCCTCTGAAAGGGATCAGCCTAAGATTTAA